A window of Clostridiales bacterium genomic DNA:
GGTAGTTCGAATCCCCTCGGTGCCTTCGGTTTTTATCCCTTTATCTAACCTCCAACAAGAATCGTAGTACAGAGTTCGAATCCTGTTGGGTGCCTTCAACTACTCAAGACCACCATTTTAGAGGCAAAAATGCCCCTTTTAGGCAATAAAAAAGCCCTAATAATGTATTAGAGCAATTTTACAAAGATGGCAGGGGTGGTAGGAATTGAACCCACGTCAATGGTTTTGGAGACCACTGTACTACCATTGTACTACACCCCTAAGTGCTCAAATATTATTACACTAATTAAAAAATATTTCCACACAAATATAATTCTTGTTTTTCTAGCGTAATTTTAAATAAATACTATTTTAAATTAGCGTGTTGTAAGATATTTTCATGGCAAAGAAAAATAAAGTGTTGTTATTGATTATTTCGATTTTTGTTTTTCTTCAAGCAGTGTTAAATATATTTTTAGTCCTTGAAGAATTTAAAGATTGGTTCAGTAGTGATTTAAGCGACTGTATTAAATATGTAAGCGTTATCGTATGCTTTATAATGTCGACTATTTCTTTAACTACAAAAAAAGGCCATTTTATAATACTTGGATTAGCTTTTACTCTTATCGCTGATTATTTCCTTTTAATTCTAGATGACTACTACATCATTGGATTAAGCGCTTTTATTTTTACGCAAACAATGTACTTTTTATACATTCAACCAAAACATTGGAAAGTATCTTTAATTTTTAGATTCGGTCTTTTTGGAATTATGGCATTAGTGCTTCCGCTCGCTTTGAAAATAACAGAAGCGAGTGCATTCTTAGCAGCGTTTTACTTTATAAATTTGGTCACAAATGCTGTAGATGCATACGCTAGCAAAGATAAGGGGTTATTAATGCTAGCTATTGGGCTTACTTTCTTTATTGGATGTGATATCTTTGTGTGTCTTTATAACTTAAAAAAATATATCGATTTACCTACTGATTCAATTAAAGCTATAAGAAAAATAGGTTTTATTGGAACATGGATTTGCTACATTCCTTCACAAACCTTAATTGCTATTTCTCCGCTTTTTAAAGATAAGTACGAGTCTATAAGTACTAAGCAGTACGAAGAGTAGATACTAATTTATCGTTCTTATAAGTTAGAGTCATTTCAAAATAATCATCTGAGTTTTCCATTAAATCTAGGAATGCTTTATCGCCTTCCCAAAGTGTTAAATCGAAAATCTTATTTTTATCAACCCAACTTAAATCACCTTCATCACAGTTTTCTCTCAACTCACCAATAAAGTCTTTTGATGTGAATAAATGAATAATTTCTCTATAGTTATCGTTAACAAATAGTAATTTTGCTCTGTAATTGTATGACTTTAATATGAGAGATGTTTCCTCTCTAACCTCCCTGACTAAGGCTTGACCCTTAGTTTCATCTTCTTCAATACGGCCACCAACACCAATATATTTGCCGAAATTAGGATCATGCTGTTTTTTATTTCTGAACATCATTAGATATTTATTATCTTTTTCTAAATAGATAAGTACTGTTTCTTCCATATTGATCGTATTATTCAGTCGAGCCTAGTTTGATGGCTGAATAACTTCTCCTTTCTAGGCTATAATTTTATATGCTGTGCACCTGTATTTCATGTTTGCCACTAGATGGCTCGGGGTATTTTC
This region includes:
- a CDS encoding 8-oxo-dGTP diphosphatase encodes the protein MEETVLIYLEKDNKYLMMFRNKKQHDPNFGKYIGVGGRIEEDETKGQALVREVREETSLILKSYNYRAKLLFVNDNYREIIHLFTSKDFIGELRENCDEGDLSWVDKNKIFDLTLWEGDKAFLDLMENSDDYFEMTLTYKNDKLVSTLRTA